ACGGGCGCGGCCTCGTCAACGGCCTCGGCTTCCAGGTCGCCGCCCCCTCGGCGCTGGCCGACAAGGAGAAGGCGAAGGCGATCGGCGACTTCGTCGAGCGGCTGCGCCGCGCCCAGGGCTGGGTGTTCGACCACCCCGAGGAGTGGGCGAAGGTCTGGGCGAAGGAGACCGGACTGCCGTACGAGGTGGCCCTCGCGGCCGTGAAGCGCAGCAACGGGACCCGTATCCCCGTCGCCCTCGACGACACGGCGATCGCCTCCGAGCAGCAGATCGCCGACACCTTCGCCGAACTGAAGCTGATCCCGCACACGTTCCGCTTCGCCGACTACGTCGACACCCGCTTCAACAAGGACCTGCCGCCGTCCACCACCCCGGCGCGCAGCTACGGAAAGGCCTCCTGATGACCGTCCATCTGCACTGGTTCCTGCCGACCGGCGGCGACGGCCGAACCCTCGTCGACCGGCACGCCTACACGGACGGCGGGATCAGCCGTAACCGGACCGTGTCCGGGGTCCGCGCCCCCGACATCGACTACCTCGTCCAGATCGCCAAGGCGGCCGAGCAGTTGGGCTTCGAGGCCGTGCTGACGCCGACCGGCACGTGGTGCGAGGACGCCTGGCTGACGACGGTCGCCCTGGCCCAGCACACCGAACGGCTGAAGTTCCTGGTGGCGTTCCGGCCGGGGGTGATCTCCCCGGTGCTCGCGGCCCAGATGGCGTCCACGTACCAGCGGATCACCCGGGGCCGGCTCCTGCTCAACGTCGTGACCGGCGGCGACTCGGCCGAGCAGCGCCGCTTCGGCGACCACCTCGACCACGACCGGCGGTACGCGCGCACGGCCGAGTTCCTCTCGGTGGTGCGGGGCGTGTGGGGCGGGCGGCCGTACGACTTCGACGGCGAGCACTTCCGGATCGAGGGCGGGCTCACCGCCCTGCCGCCGGACCCGCTGCCGGAGATCTTCTTCGGCGGCTCGTCCGCGGCGGCCGGCCCGGTCGCGGCGGAGCACGCGGACGTGTACCTGACGTGGGGCGAGCCGCCGTGGCAGGTGAAGGAGAAGATCGACT
This is a stretch of genomic DNA from Streptomyces sp. R44. It encodes these proteins:
- a CDS encoding LLM class flavin-dependent oxidoreductase encodes the protein MTVHLHWFLPTGGDGRTLVDRHAYTDGGISRNRTVSGVRAPDIDYLVQIAKAAEQLGFEAVLTPTGTWCEDAWLTTVALAQHTERLKFLVAFRPGVISPVLAAQMASTYQRITRGRLLLNVVTGGDSAEQRRFGDHLDHDRRYARTAEFLSVVRGVWGGRPYDFDGEHFRIEGGLTALPPDPLPEIFFGGSSAAAGPVAAEHADVYLTWGEPPWQVKEKIDWIRRLAEERGRTVRFGIRLHTISRDSAREAWATADRLLSDLDAETVAAAQELLGRSESVGQQRMLALHGGGSLDRDRLEISPNLWAGVGLVRGGAGTALVGSHAEVADRIEEYHDLGVEHFVLSGYPHLEEAYWFGEGVTPELAARGLLPSAPASPLLGVPAANGRPASAPGGAPLLVPGGR